DNA from Capra hircus breed San Clemente unplaced genomic scaffold, ASM170441v1, whole genome shotgun sequence:
atACTCTGTTACAGCCTATATggtaaaagaatctttaaaacgTGTGTATctttaactgagtcactttgcaaGGCATCTGATActacacattataaatcaactatgctccaataaaaattgtttttaaaataaaaataataagtctGAGATTTGTTCACGATTCTCATATTTGCATGTAATGATCCATGCATAGTACATACTCATTTTTAGCTTAGAAAATCATAACCTTTCACTGAAACTGAAAAAACAATTTGTGTTCTTACTGTCCAGGTTACTTCCTTAGACTCACTCTTCATTATTTTTCCCAGACTTGCATCTTGTATGTAATCCTTTTTCCCCTGGTGTTTCACATTGCAGACTTACAAAATATGTCTAGATTCTCCTCTCTAGTACTTATTTAAGGTGCCAGATCATGATCTGTTCTCTAGTACCTCAAGTGATGATGCTTTCATTTATCTCCTAGCGGTacatatttatagatatatattttgtgtCCTATGTTTTCCAAAAAGATTAGATATCTTAGTACAATTAAgaaaagactaaaaagaaaattgtaaCAGATTTTATGTATAAGTGGCCTTCTGAAATACTGGGACAACTGTAAAACAATTCCACTGTTTCACCTCCCACACCTGCACACCAGATGCGTGCAAAATAAGCTAGACTCCACAGCATTATTTtgacttctttaaaaacaaaaccctcaaATATGCTTAGTCAAAGTCCATCACAGCTTGGAAATTAATATTCCTTACTCAGTGTAAGCATATAAATATGGATGAATATGAATCAAATTTTAATCTCCTATTCCCTAGCTTACCTTCAATAACCAGGACTACACTGATAAAAGATATGATGCTTTTCTTGTCTTTATGGTATATTTAATTAAAACCActaattatgtgtgtatatatatatatatatacacatacatatacatatatgtatatgtatgtatttacacAAGGGGCTAAAgtaactataaaaaagaatgaatttttgtcattttatacaACGTGATTAGACTTGGAAGGTATTATTCTTTGTGAAATTTCTCATACAGAGAAATAcaagtaccatatgatatcacctatatgtggactTAAAAGAAAAGGTAATTGAAGgtgacacgtgtatcccaatgttcatcacagcactgtttataatagccaggacatggaagcaacctagatgcccatcagcagatgaatggataagaaacccgtggtacatatacacaatggagtattactcagccactaaaaagaatacatttgaatcagttttaatgaggtggatgaaactggagctgattatacagagtgaaagccagaaagaaaaacaccaatacagtatactagcacatatatatggaatttagaaagatggtaacgataaccctgtatgcgaggcagcaaaagagacacagatgtatagaacagtcgtttggactctgtgggagagggagagggtgggatgatttgggagaatggcactgaaacatgtataatatcatatatgaaacgaatcaccagtccagattcgatgcaggatacaggatgcttggggctggtgcactgggatgacctagagggatggatgatatggggagggaggtgggagctggttcaggatggggaacatgtgtgctCCCGTGgcagattcgtgttgatgtatggcaaaaccaacactgtaaagtaatcagcttcctatttaaataaataagttcatattttaaaaaaaattttaaaaatgaatgaatataacaaaacagcaaCAGATTCACAAATACAGATAATAAGCAAGTGGTCGCCAGTGGGGaaaaggaagcagggagggacAATAGCCGTATTTGATTAAGAGGTATTATGTAAAATGAAGAATCTCCAAGGACATACGATGCAACACAGGAAGCATaaccaatattttacaataactctAAAAacagtataatctttaaaaattgtggatCTCTgtattatacacctgaaacttgtaaatcaactatatgtcaaccacaaattatttaaaaacaaattatttcaaagaTTTGCTAAAACTTTTAGGTGAAAGTTGATCATGAACAGAGTCTGCAAATTAACACTCATCTTTACACAGAAtgacaataaatgcagaaaaatgatagaactgatctttaaaaatcaccattttctAGACAACAGTGAAATAATTGTTTGCAGCCTTGGGTCATAAATAGATTCTACAACCATTAGATgaaatatttggagaaataatATCTgcaaaaatgttaacatttatagCAAAGATAATTTGTCAACTTTAACAATTTCATTAAAGGGTGAGAAAACCAGCCATTACCAGCAATTCAGATTTAAATCAATTAGCACCAATGCTGATGGCCATGCTTCTTAGACTAACAAGGTCACTTGACTTGATGCAGTACAAAGTAATAAGATATCACCTTAAATATTCTAGCTTGattatttaaatctattttaataataaaattttatgatatttagaaatttaaaatgtttatagttAACTGATTTAAGCTTAATATGCTGTTTAAAATGTATGAACAGAAAAATCACCTTTCAGACTGGTGGTGAATGTTTCTAAAATGCTCTGTACCAGCAAAATCAGGAAAACGTTACTAGACCTGGAGTTTATTACCAAATTGATCTCTAAAGCTCCTGTTGTGTcactttgcatatttattttagaaactaTTTTGAGGTTCAAAGTTGATATACACTGAAGACAGAAAAATTCAAGAATTCATGTaagtaaaaagaagtaaaacaccTTTTACACTGATTATCTGTGAATTCAACTCTAGCTATACTAAATAGTTTCTTACATTTCTTGCCAGTATTTTTCTATAAAAGTTATTCAGTGTTTAAAGCAGAgtgtctttatgtgtgtgtgtatatttaatgttgaatttttaaatcaCTATATGCCATGTTATAGTAGTTATGCAATGTGATTGTCATTGTTCTTTATTTGAATTATGTGCACTTTGATAAGCATCTTGTAAAATattaagagatccaaccagtccagcctaaaggaaatcagtcctgaatgttcactgggaggactaatgctgaagctgaaactccaatatactggccacctgatgtgaagagctgactcctttcaAAAGACCCTCAtccagggaaagattgaaggagggaggagaaggggacgacagaggatgagatggttggatggcatcactgactcaatggacatgagtttgagtaagctccgggagttgctgatggacagggaggcctggaatgctgcagtgcatggggtcgcaaagagtcggaaacgactgtgtgactgaactgaactgaaaatattatgTATTTCATCATTTTTGGTTTATTCATCTACTGATGAGCAAAAGTAAGATAAACTACTTATATTTAATTGCTGACATAAGTATGAcatagtttgctttttttttaagatttaaaatgttttattttttatttttatttttttttaattttaaaatctttaattcttacatgcgtccccaaacatgaacccccctcccacctccctccccataacatctctctgggtcatccccatgcaccagctccaagcatgctgtatcctgcatcagacatagactggcaattcaattcttacatgatagtatacatgttagaatgtcattctcccaaatcatcccatcctctccctctccctctgagtccaaaagtccattatacacatctgtgtctctttccctgtcttgcatacagggtcgtcattgccatcttcctaaattccatatatatgtgttagtatactgtattggtgtttttctttctggcttacttcactctgtataatcggctccagtttcatccatctcatcagaactgattcaaatgaattctttttaacggctgagtaatactccattgtgtatatgtaccacagctttcttatccattcatctgctgatggacatctaggttgtttatGTTTGATAAGTGATATTATCAATATGTTGAATGTTTTCCATTTCATTCCACACTTTTTTCCCATGTCTTCTAAAACAGAGTTTCAGAAACCCTCAGAAGTAATGGAGAAAGCTTTAAGAAAGTTAGGAAACTGATGGATGGAAGGAGGCATGGAAGTGATTGAATCTCATTTCTTGCTGTAAATGTTTCATGAACAGGACACATAACATTTTGATTTGCCAAGTTTAATGAGGTACTTTTAGGAAGTGATTCATTGGACCCATCTCTCAATTACACTGTCCCCATAATATTTAACACAAATCTGATTTATGATTCAAGATGagttaaaaaatattgataaaataaacaaaattgaattAATAAGGAAAAATCTGAATACATGTACATATTTCAGTTTTACAACTGCATTGAGTCTATCCACATTGAGGATACACCACCTTTCCTTCCCGACAAGTTGTTCGAAATGTATGTAGTGCTGTCCGTGGACGATAACCATATCGACACGTAAATTCAATAGTATCCTCTGTTTTGGAGTAAAGTTTTTTATCGTGTTTCCATTTTAACTGTATGTgatgttttctcattgtttcttCTGAAATTACACATGCctctaaaattaaagaaaataatcgtAAACCTTTGagtaatatgcaaatattttctacagaATTTCAGGGTTTCAAGAACTTTGATCCAAAAATTCTTCCTCAAACCTTTTCCAAACCAATACACTTGAAATGTATAATGTAGGTTTCATCATAGCTAAAAAATGAATGTTATAAGCATGAGATACTTTGTTTAGTGTAATCATTAAGTGTTATAAGATTCATAATGTCAGTTATCATACGAAGAGCTTTCATAAAGGAGCCACTGTTGCTTGAACATGAAGTTTTCTAACTTTATTTCTATATACAGATATTAAACCTTGGTGTGCAAGCATTAACTGGTTGTTATTTAATCCATAAAAACTCTATTATAAACAGTTAAACATTATGCTGTGTACAAGGACTATCCCAGGATCCAAGAGAAGTTTAAAGCATTTACCTAAGCATTTTGGTGGTTCTGACCACTCTCCATTCCGACATACTACGTTTCTATTTCCCTGAAGTTCATAGTAGGCCTGACACCGGTACTCAACAATCATTCCTGGAGGATATACTGATTGCAGGAGTGAGGTAATGTCTCCATTGTCTATTGGTGGAGGAGGCCCACATTTTCCTTTAGAGTCTAAAAAATAATGGCTTTTGCTTTATTCAAAGACAACTCCTAcagttttaaacaaataaaataaaaatgcagccaAATATGTCATATCAAAACTTAAGATTTCTGATAACAGAAATGTTTTATAGAAGGAATTTTAATCACTTAATCAGAAACACACATTTTAAGACCTTATTTTACTACCATGGAAGCACATATAGTACTTTAACGAATATGTCTGCTTTGCAGTGTCCTGATGTTCAAACATGTTTCCTTTCAGAGTATATGCTGGGAAGACGGATagctaagattaaaaaaaaaaaaattaccctttTATACAACATGTGGCAGTGCCTGTGAAAGGAAACTTTGGCTTCCATTTCTGGACAAGATGAGGTGAAAATATTTGTGCTTACAGCATCTGCTAAGTATTCCTTCTGCCAAATAAAGGCCCTGAACATATTATAAAAACCAACACAGGTGACTGTGATACAAGTAGTAAGTCAATCTGCTTAGGGACCTTGGGATTCAAAGAGTTACACTGAAGAGAGTCCTTGGGGGTGTCATTTTGCCTTCTATGTTCCCTGAATGGGCCACTGAGACAGCAACCCAGAAATAATAcaagttcagaaagaaaaaaagtctcaCGAAGCAgttgatctctttaagaaaacgcCCAGAAAAGAGTAGCCTAGCAAGATACAAATAGTTTTCACAATATTGAATTAGTCTAGAAATACTACACTAAGTGTGCACACTAActtcttgtgtgcaccaggacccagagacccaaaAGAGACTAAGCCAGAATtatgtctgagtgtctcctgcagaagtATGGGTGAGCAGTGCACTGCGACAggtgcaggggctctgggtgcagtagaccggtattgcataagccctcttggaggaggcgGCAATTAACTCCACCCCAGAGCTGCCAGAACCTACACAAGACAGCAGAAACAGACTCTTAAGAGTgcacaaacaaaccttgtgcacaaaagaacccaggagaaagaaccagtgaccccacaagaggctgacccagacttgcccatcaGTGTCCAGGAGTCTTCAGCAGAGGCATGGctagtggtggcctgctgcaggtttGGGGgcattgagtgcagcagtgcatgcagaagaccttttgaaggaggccaCCAGTATGCTCCTTACCTCCACCACTGTTTGGCCACAGGTCaaaaaacagggagggaacacaaccccacccaccaacagaaaattgaactaaagatttactgagcatggccccttcCATCAGACCAAGACCCAGTTTAATCCTGAGTCAGTCtgtctcatcaggaagcttccataagcctgttATCCTcatccattagagggcagacagaatgaaaaccacaatcacagaaaactaaccaatctgatcacacggataAGAGCCTtgtataactccatgaaactCTGAGCCATGCCATATAGGACCTTCAAGTTGGACGGGTCATGGCGGAgtattctgacaaaatgtgggccactggaaaaaggaatgccaaaccacttcattattcttgccttgagaaccccatgaacagtatgaaaaggcaaaaagataggacactgacaTATGAACTCCTCAGGTGgggaggtgcccaatatgcaggagatcagtggagaaataattccagaaagaatgaagagatgaagatAAAgcaaaacaacatccagttgtgggtgtgactggtgatggaagtaaagtctgatgctgtaaagagcactattgcatagggacctggaatgttaggtccgtgaatcaaggcaaattggaagtggtcaaacaggagatggcaagagtgaacatcggcattttaaaaatcagccaactaaaatggacttaaatgggtgaatttgactcagatgaccagtatatctacgactgtgagcaagaatccctaagaagaaatggagtagccatgataaccaacaaaacagtctgaaatgcagtgcctacatgcaatctcaagaatgacagaatgattgCTGCTCATTTGCAAGCCAAACCATTGAGAAGCAcggtaatccaggtctatgccctgaacagtaatgttgaagaagctgaagtggaatggttTTCTGAAGACATACAAGGACTTCTAGAACTAGCAAGCAAAAagctgtctttttcattatattggactggaatgcaaaagtgggaggTTGAGATATCTGGACTGGTAGGTAAGT
Protein-coding regions in this window:
- the LOC108634681 gene encoding complement factor H-like; its protein translation is MIVEYRCQAYYELQGNRNVVCRNGEWSEPPKCLEACVISEETMRKHHIQLKWKHDKKLYSKTEDTIEFTCRYGYRPRTALHTFRTTCREGKVVYPQCG